Within the Mauremys reevesii isolate NIE-2019 linkage group 2, ASM1616193v1, whole genome shotgun sequence genome, the region GCCCAGTCTAGTGGTGAAACAGCACATGCTGAATTGCCACCTGGAGGGATGGCGAGGGAGTGAGTTTGGGCTTCCCTCCCCGTGGTAGCAGCAGACATGGGATGAAATTTCCCTTGTTGCTGCAACAGCCTGTTGGCATGAGTCACCCACGGGGAGAGAAGGAGCTGAGAACGGGAGAGAACCACTGGGAGGAAAAATGAGAGCAGGTGCCAGGTGAGATACAACAGCAGGTGGTAAAATTGATCAAACCCGTTAAAGTTGCCATTTGCCGCAGCTCTAGGCTCACTTCAAAACCATGATgaacttttaaaaagtttcctCCCTGAAGCTATGGTGGGAGGTTGCGAGGGAAGCAGAAGCCAGTGGCTTCCTCTTGGGCTGGACAAAGCCCTGTCAATAAGGCAGAGATGAGCAAGAGTCAAAACAAGGATGTTCCACTGAGGAAGGGGACCCCTCTCCAGAGGATACGAAACTGGTGGGTAGGTGGGAACTCTTGGTCAATAGCTGCACCTGTCTGAAGTCCTTGAAAGGCGCCAACATAGGGTGGCTGCCTCTGCAGGGGGGAACTGTCTAGCTTCCTACCGGGAGTATCATAAAACTGTCCACCCCACAGTGGTTAAAATAGTATCCTCAGACTTGCCCCCACCCCGTCACATGACTTGGGTGAGGCGGGCAGCTACATTCTCACGTGGCCCATCCGTAAACAAAGTTCATTCCTCTGCCGAGGGCCATTGGACTGAGTCCAGCCATGACTGGTCACAGCCAGAACCTCTCGCTAAGGAGAAGCTTCCTAAATCAGCCCCCTCCACACCTTTGTATAATACAGGCCAATCCCATACTTATACTAGCTCATATCACTGTAGCTGGTGGGGTAGGGGGCTCGGGTTGCGTCTCATCGCTGGCAATGGGACTAGCTGTGGTTGAAGGCGGCAAGCTATCAACTGAGTCCCCTGGCTGATGCTCTGGGGTTCTCTGCGGGGTCGGCTCTTCTGACTGGTCGAAGTCACTTAGGACTTCCTTCCCCCTCTGGATCAACTGCTCTAAGGTCTTGGGCAAAGGGTGACTCAGGAAGCGCTTGAATTTGGGCCGGAGGGTGCCTACCACATACTGGAtaatctcctcctcctctgcatcAGTGTAGAGTGTCTGATACAGGTCTCTCTTACGCCAAAGGAACTCGTCCAGGGGTTCCCCCTGCTTCTGGGGTAGATCCAGCTCCCTTTTGATGGCGTCCCTGGTCAAAGTGCCCTCGCTGTACTGCAGGAACTCCTTCTTGAACTCCACCCAGTTCTTGACTGAATCCTGCTTGTATTCCCACCACTTTTTAGCTGGCCCGTTCATGTGGTTTTGGATCTGAGAGAGCCAGTACTCCTCAGTCCCTCCCACCTGCTTCAAATATTCCTCCAAGTGGCTCAAGAACTCCCGGGGGTCCTCAAAGATCTGGGTTTCCACCGGGGAGGCTGGAACATCCTCCGGGGCAGTGATCCACTGGTAGGAGTCGTGGGGCTGGGGCATGCTAGTTATCTCCCCGGGAGAGGGAGTCAGTGCGTACATCTGGCTCATGTCAAGGGCGTAATCGTAAATCTCCCCTTCATTGCCCCTGCTCTCCGGGCCGCCCACCCCGACAGAGACAGTCTGCCTGGCATGGTCTGTGGGGCCATATTTGCCCCCCATAGACTCCAACCGGTCTGCCCATTTCTCCAGGCGGAAGAAAACCTCCCTCCAGACATTCATCTCCCTCTTAACCCACCTCTCCAGGTGGGCAATGGTCTCCTGGCATCTTGCCAGGCAGGCCTTGATGGACTTTTTCCACCTCTGGTTGTCCGTGGATGGGACATGGTCCTCCAGGTTATTCTCTAGCTTCCCCACTGATTTCTGCAAGCCTTTCAGCTCCCGCTCCACCTGCTTGGACACTTCTGTGAGGAGGTGCCGGTGGGTCCTCCTGACATGCTCCAGCATCTCAGCCCTGCACTTCCCTATCTGCAGGATCACGTTGGGCTTATTGGCTACTCCGCGGTGCCCCTGGAAGGTGTGGACGCTCCCATTGGTGATGCTATCCAGCTGCATGGTACCTGTGGCGTGAGCAGGTTAAACCAAGCAGCAAAGCAACAGAACTAGAGGTAAAGCCCTAGTGGTTACTCCGGGGCTTTTAATTTAGGGACACTCCCGCCCTGCTTTTAAATCCTCTCCCGAAAGGCACACACCGCCCCCTCTTGCCTCCCCAAGTACGCCTCCCACAAACACAACCGAGTCAGATATCACCCCAAGGAGAGCTGTCCAGTCCCCTTTGCAGCCAGCAGGAGTCGGTGGCAAATTTGTTCAGGCCGCTCCGAGCGCGCTGGTCGCACGTGCCTCAGGTGATGCCGTCAGGGCAGTGAGCCTCTGGGAAAGAGAGGGTGTCCCGGCCTGGGATCTCCCACTGCGTCCGGTGTCTGCTGCTCCTCGTCCGGAGTGCGGGATCTTGATCGGCTGAGAGTACTTGATCGGCTCAAACACGCACACAGCTAGAAGCTGCTTGCTAAGATCCTAGCGATTTCCAATCTGCTGTTAACTTCGAGTGCCAAGTGCCGGGCGAAAGCGACAAACAGCTCGTTCGCTTCCCTGTCGGAACTGCCACTGTCTCAGGCATTCCCTTGTACTTATACCTCGCCCGGCTCCACATGTGGGTGGCACACTGCCTCTTCCTCCACGCGCAGCTCCGCGCTCATTGGAGGAGAGCGGGCCCGGTGGCTGTGGCAACACACATCTTGGCAGCCCTCCCTCTGCTTCCCGCCCCCTCGCGCACACCCCCAGCCGCAACGCTGAGAAGCGCTTGAAAGGTTCTGGAGAcagttggatggatggatgagtaATCCCACCTTCTGCCTTTCAGCTCCCAGAAAGCACTTATTCATCGCTCAACTATTTACTCAGCAAGGTCAGCGGcgctcacgggggggggggaaatgcatATGAATTCAGTGTGTCACACCAAGCCAGCCGCCCACAGTCCCCCGCACACcccctgcatgcacacacacacacacactcactcacacacacacagacacacacacacaggcaattGTTGAAAATTGTGACAATTCAGCAGACAGgagaaaggggagggagaggagtggaCGGAGCCACTGGGATTCAAATGAAAACACCCTGGAATTTCTAAAGCTCTGGTAGGTGGGAGTTGTTCCAGCCATTTAATGACACCAGGCCAGCTGCTATCTTGAGGATGGTtgcgatggagggagggaagggagaggaggggggaaatctCATCTAGGTTTTCCACCAAATTAAATCCGCCCATCCAAAGTGCGTTCCTTACTAAGCTTGAATCAGATGCTTTAATTGTTCTGCCAGCCCACAGACGCAGATGAAGCTGAATTTGTTCTTGGCAAGGCAGGAAAGCCAACCATAAAAGGAGACCGGGGCCTTATATAACCGACGGATGAAGGATTCCCTTCCAGAGAGAGTTCCCTTCCGGAAGAGCCGTCATACGGCTTGGGGGAGTGGTGGGGTGAGTGCGTGTGTCTCCTCGTTCCAAGGAGGAGGGAGCTGTCCTGGGCTGCTTACTCAGAGGGTTTGCAGTGTTATGTAACGAGGTGGCTCATACCGGTCCCCAGTGGCTGTCTCCCCCCTACATTCCGGGCAGCGTGCCAGCCATGCCAAGGCAGTGTCCGCACCAGGCTATTTGCCAAGCGTCTCCTACAGTCACAAGGGCTGGTTCAGCTCTGACGCTGGCAGGGAGAGCGGGAGCCTGAGCGTGGACAGGATGCCAGCAGTTGCCAGCGTTTtaacaaccccctgctcagaggagAGCCAGCTGACACAGCGGTTCAAAGGCTGGTGGCCTCTGGCGCTCCCATGGGAGCCGGGGTGACAATGTGTAGACCAAGCCATAGCGGCTGAGATCAAGCCACACAACTCCCAGCTGGTGCCTGATGCACCCTCCTCTCCTGGCATGTTGTGATGTGACATGCCATGGACCCAGGGTGCTTCTCTTCCTCCCCTGGTCCCCGTAGTAGCCGGTATCCAGCTGCCAGAATCACCAGCTGCCCTCTGGGCCCCTCTGGCCACAGGACTGATATCCCAGGGATCCTGCCTTAAACCTCCCTGGCTGATAAGTGGCTAGTCTCAAGGATTTCATGGAGTCATAGACGttagagaaggaaaaggacaATCCCACATGGGCAGCACGGGGTCGTTCCCTAGAGGACAGGCTTAGGTGTTCTATCCAGCCCATGTCCCAGGTAGTGAATTAGGTGAGGGCATCGGATTACGAACCCAGTTTGCAAGGGTCTTGCTTTGCATGCCCAGTCACCAGGGGTGTGCACGTGACTTGGGGAACTGCTTGCACAACTGCCGCAACACAGTACACACTTTGCACACCTAATTGGACACCTGCCCCTGTGCAACACTTCTCCCCCATCTTCCACctcgcgcgcgcgcacacacacacacacacatgcacacacacacacacacacacagggctagCTCCATCCCAGCTGGGTCCCACTGAacactggagttacaccagcaatg harbors:
- the ARC gene encoding activity-regulated cytoskeleton-associated protein; this encodes MQLDSITNGSVHTFQGHRGVANKPNVILQIGKCRAEMLEHVRRTHRHLLTEVSKQVERELKGLQKSVGKLENNLEDHVPSTDNQRWKKSIKACLARCQETIAHLERWVKREMNVWREVFFRLEKWADRLESMGGKYGPTDHARQTVSVGVGGPESRGNEGEIYDYALDMSQMYALTPSPGEITSMPQPHDSYQWITAPEDVPASPVETQIFEDPREFLSHLEEYLKQVGGTEEYWLSQIQNHMNGPAKKWWEYKQDSVKNWVEFKKEFLQYSEGTLTRDAIKRELDLPQKQGEPLDEFLWRKRDLYQTLYTDAEEEEIIQYVVGTLRPKFKRFLSHPLPKTLEQLIQRGKEVLSDFDQSEEPTPQRTPEHQPGDSVDSLPPSTTASPIASDETQPEPPTPPATVI